The Primulina huaijiensis isolate GDHJ02 chromosome 18, ASM1229523v2, whole genome shotgun sequence DNA window CTTGGCATCAAGTATTGACTTAGTCGTATCATTTTCCTTTGAATTTTCTCAACTATGGTTGTCGTTTAGATGCTGGCTTGAGGGAGAAGCTGGATAAAATTATGGCTTCGGAATACTTTACAACTACTCCAGCTATCAAGGCTACTGTTGACGTGGCTGCTGCTGCTGACAATTATATATCTTTTCAGATCCCAGTTCATGGGTCAGTGGTTCCTGTCAGTGTGACTTCCCCCGTGGATGGCTCGGCTTCGGAGTATCAGCTACAGGTAATTTAGATTTAGTTGCATTTGGTTCCTGCTGTTTCGATTTGGTTGGGTTTTGCATGAATTATGCTTGATAAACAATAGGTTTTAATGGATTGTCTTCGAAGTGTGTTTAAACGAACTGTGTTCTGTTATTATAATTGATGCACCACTTTCTAATGACACTTCATTTTTTCGAACCATGATACCTGATCTTCATGTAGCTTTGTGACATAGATCAATTTTTCTGGCTGTTCATACCAGTTCTTGTAGACTTTGCTTCTGAAAGCTTAAATTTTTAGGATTCTTAATAATTGTCAGTTTTATCTGCATTCTGGATATCATGATTAAGTTTTAAGTTCCTTTCTCTACTGTCTTTTTTCCACATCAGTAGACTCTCCAATcaaatattgatattgtcattatTGTGCATACATTCTAAACTGATCAAAAGTGAAAGTGCGATGGAAATAGCTTATTTTGTCTTCCAGTAGATCATGCTGACAAACCTATGCAAAACTGTGATGACTTCAAAACATTATAGGACCTAGAATAGAATCTTCGACACAAATTACTCCTGAGCAATCGGCTTTATATATTCCTACAGTATACACTAGGATTTGTAATTTACTAAAACCCATGTTCAAAAGCACGAAATGGTCATATGATTTGCATTGCCAGACTGCCAGTTGCTAGTTCTATGTGTACCTTAATCATATGATTTGCATTGCCAGTTGCTAGTTCTATGTGAACCTTAATGATTGTGTCTTATATTATTTGGACGTCACTTCACCTGTTCCTTTATTTGTTGTCCTTTGGTATTCTTGTCTCTTCCAGGAAGAGGACTCGTCAAATTCCCATAGCCATGAAATCTACAATGATataactgaaccagttgaagaATTTCATCAGGTAGTTTGTTTTTCTCTTGTTAGAAGATTGGAATCACGTGGAGGAAGTCAAAATCCTCCTCTCCCaataatttttgtgaattcCTTAATGTTAttgtaataacaataataattcaactagaaTATTTATCTTGCTTTTAGGGAGGACCAGAGCTTGAAAATGCACCTGAAGTTCAGGTTCAAACAGATGAGGTAATACCAGAAACAGAAGTGGATCAAGACCCTAGTGATCTGGATTTGAACGAGCAGCAGCATGTTACTCACAGGGCTTACAGGAACAATAGAGGTGGTCGCGGCGGCGGGCGCAGAGGGTACACTAATGGTGGTCGTGGTGGACGAGGCAATGGGAGGGGAAGCTATCAGAATGGACGATGCCAATTTTATGATCAACCAGGCAGTTATTACCCGAGGAACCACTACAATCATAGAGGTCGAGGGGGCAGGGGAATGGGCAACAATAACTACAATTACCATGCTTCTGCAGGTCATGCCGGGCACATCCCAGCAGCGTCTTGAGCCTATGTAATGGTTAGTGATGTGGTTTCTTGGCCTTTTGGGTGTTTTTCCTTCTGAGGTCATTTTCTTTATGATTGGATGGTATGAAAGCGGTGTTCTTTGTAGAACTCTTGGCACTTTTGTCATGGCCCAATGAATGGAAAGGATAAATATTTATCTTTCTGTTTAGCATTGTTTGGTTCAGTAGATGGAACGATGAGTGATTATTTATTGAACTTTTATAgagtaaaaaattaaattaaatttttagcaAAACACACACGTAATGCAATCCTCGCCCTCTTCACGAAGATATGAGACAAACCTTTATCATCACATCGATTCGCCTACAAGATTGAGTTTATGCCATATCGTACCAACTACCAAACAAGATATTGATGCTTGTTTTATACAAAAGGTTTCTTTTAAAGTTGGTCCGATTCGGTCTTCGAATAGACTCCACACTTTGAATGGCTAAAATTTAGACTGACTTTGAACTTTTGGGCATCGAATATATGTGATTCTAAAGTGATATTTGGAGTCATGAAAAACTACATCTCTCGTCTCCCGTATTTTGATTTACCCGCATTTTAAAATAGGTTGGACCACAAAAATATTGCCATATTTACCTTCTAGTTTCAAAATTACTATCACTTAGATATTCTGTTCAAGTTTGATGGTCTTTTTAGGAAACCACTGCATCACCAACCAAGTAGGGTCAGATATTTACATGTTACTCACAAAAGTTGCACTTTTagattaaaatgttaaatgattCTTTAGCTAAAGCTATAAGTGAATACTTTAAAGACACTGTAAGCCAATGTcaacttttatatttataaagaGAGGGAATGAAGTTTTGAAAAAGCTTTATTTTATGGCAGTGCCAAATTTGGTTCAGTGAGACCAACCCGCTCCTCTCGTGTCCATTTCATCCCTCCTGAAAAAAGATGAAGCAACTCACACAAGCAAGCTGGTTGTTCTATTGAAATTCTTGGATCTTGAATACAAATGCGTTTTCGCAAATGTCGCGAATTCAAGTAAAGTTGGTATAAAGTAATCGTCTAAGATCCACATTGATTAAGGAGAAGTTGCTGAATTTACATGTTTTCACAACAATCACAAAAAAGTTGTCACCCAGTTGAATTAGCAGCTAAGTTCAGgtcaaaacaattttaaatagtaaaataaacAACTCAATCTACTTCTACTATGAACAATAAAGAATCTAGTCTGAAAACGTTAAGTATATACACCTAGTTCGACTTCGTTGACTGGAGATTATGATAAGTTACCTTCCAACTGAATCGAGCATTATTCAGCAGTCCTGCCTAACACCCTCCTTAGATCTGATTTTTGGTCCGAACTAAGCCTTGATGGGAACTTGACATCAAATTTGATCCTTAAATTTCCATTCTTAGCAGGTTCTTTAGATATGGGCATTCCTTCATTTTGGATCACAATTTCTTTGCCTGGTTTGATGATATCTGATACTGAAACAGCCAAATCTCGTCCATCTAAAGTTGTTAAGTTGAGAGTGTTGCCTGTTAGAGCATCGAGTAGGGAGATTTTCTTATTGACAAGTAGATCATTGCCATCCCTTTTAAAGATAGAATGCAGCTTTTCGTCTATTACAAAGATGAGGTCTCCAGGGGTGTGACCCGGTTCGTGGTTCCCTTTCTCGGGAAAAGTTATCTTTGTACCCTTCTTCCAACCAGGTTTAATATGAATAGTCAATACTTCTTCAATTGTGCTAGGCTTTCTGCAGTTATGACTCCACATTAGTAATAACCAAAGAAATTCAATAGCAGGATGAGGAAAAAGAGCTTTGATAATTTTGATCTAATCAAGAAGCACTCAAATCTTAACATTTGTTAGGTTGTTGAATGCATTCTTtacatttcatttaaaatatatcactTTTAATTATGTTTAGAAACATGCCTCACAAATCGAGTCATCAAGCATGAGGTATCTAGTAAGTAGTCATGTGAAATAACAGAAAATGAAGTTCAGAACTaacaaaaagaaatgaaatcTGCTAAAATCATGAAGTTAAAGGCGATTTTTCTTGTTCAAATAGTTAATTCACTTTGACCAACCAGAATAGATGACCAACTTCACGAAAGATAGAACCACACAATCTAAATAACTCACAGAGGGTCTGTGATAAGATAATGTAACAAATCCACCTCGCATCTTGGTTACACAAGAGAGCACTGTGCCATAGCTTGTGTCACATCGCAAAGACTCAGCCTCACTAACCATTTTGCCCGACAAATATGATTGGACATATCCATAATTAACTCTATTTGACAAAGCACAATGCTAAAACATATAGTAAAGATTTTACACAAAATTGCAGGCTAGAGGTCTCTTCTGTTTCAGCGCAACAAAGTAGACACAATTAAACAGTGATACATCTGCATCACCCCTAAATACAACTGCGAATTCGATTACATCAATTAGTCTCTGGATTgttatgttagagtaggtgtccagcGAGTCAACTTGTGGTTTGtactttattgactcttatgtaaaaacaatatttattttaataatattttacaattttatccaattattatatttaatttttctatataccaatgcaagctgcatagataaaataCTTGAATATGcgataggtaccatgaggtctgcctctcaacataatatcatgaaactcattaggaaacGTATTGTTTATTCTAAACTGTTTCTTAGTTGATTCAGCCgcataaaataaggataaaagtcgcttgagcttgagattAGCATCTGtgatataaaagtcatgtttaATTGATAAAGGCAtgaagatgtccattcatacaaaTGAATGATAATTTGATGATGTATTGAAAAGCTCTTCCTCAAAATTtctaagtggttatcacttattcAATGGAAAAGTCTGCGGTTATgtttgtacaccattagtcatttgaccAGAGATAACGTAGAGGCTCTAtatactagcatgcactttgatccgtttaccgactctgtTGAGGGTTATCAGATGGTGAGGTTGGGTGTAATTTTGAAATACGTATGAATCAATAcgttgtagtcggagattcaccgcTCATCCACGagtgaagatatcatatgttatttgatgagttaatagtgcaaagaATCTCTTGccagagtaagacatgtgcattGTGGTAAGGGGTTTCTTCAATTGAGCAtatcatgtcactattattactcaaagatatatcacgtcgttatcgaattcatttgcaactctcaatataccaatggttgcagattcgatcgggttATGTGAGTTGAAGAGACTGTACTATACAATAACTATACTTaatgttcttgcaggcactatcaatgatacctagAGATCATGGGGCGACGCTACTAGACATGTTTATCATGATCCGATGAATACAATCAGACTTTAGTTATGGCGTTCTTGATCAAGAGATTGAtaaaaagaatgaggctaattagagtaagcccgaataagaacaAATAAGTTCTGAATCATATGAAGTTGTGAACACACGGTTAGCTGTATCCCTAAACCATTGAGGTCACACAAGTATTTGATTAGGTGTTCCTGTTGAGATAGTTAAGTTCAAATAGTTGAATTTGGCGACTAAAGTTTGACGAAGATCAAACAGattgcttataaaggagtttataagttgattccatgTAATGTAAATTGTGGAATTTAGCTTAACTGGTAGTTGAGTGAGGAGAGTAGAGCTGCATATTTTGgtgaaggagttcacaaaactgacagCTGACAAAAATGGatcagtaaaatattttgtccttcgaaattttcatttttcattatgtGAACGAGATTTGTACCCTCGATACATCAGTACTGTCTGATTATCAATCgtggttataatgagttcacaattatttatttagcaaatttagaatatactaattaaatagcATTAGTAATAGTGACTACTAAGtgcaatatacatatacacacatatatacatatatatttatttatattttaaattaaataacttttatttaattatgcatgatattttcaagagtagaaaaatatatacatgagagttttttaataatgaaaaaCAGTATCCTGATTAAATGAGAGTTCTGATTAGATCAGGAATAGACTTTTAATATATGTGTAATCAATAATTGAATAACACACATAACTTTTACAGACAATTTTTTGCCCACAAAATTTTTCCCAATCTCACTCTCGCTCAGGAAATCGGCCACCCCTTTCTTGGAAACACAAGGCTGCTCCTCCACAACGCCGCCGTACCGCCACCGGAATTTCATTCGTTTAGATCTCTAGTGCGATCTATACGAGAAATTCAGTTTTGATGGTGAACCTGATTCAGGTGATTGAGGAAGGTGGTTGATTCCGGTAGATCTttcgtagagatttacaagaaggacAACTCCGCTAATTCTGGACTGGTTTGATGTCCATCATTCTTAAACGCAAAGCTAATTCAAATCCGAGCGTCCtatgaatgatttaaataataGGACGCCTAAAATAGATTTGATAGTCAAAACACAACTTTTTAAACTTCTGCAATTCAACATTATATTCATATCCTCTCGACATACTTAAAATCTCAGCAATACAGTTGAAGAATCCTAAAAAATATTTCGCAATCAATTGCAAGGCAAGCATAACATATGTGATCGGTAAGGATTTTACCAATTATGATGAATATCAGTTTATGCTAAATTCTACATTTAAATTGAGGGAAAAATTAACCAAACAAAGCAAGAAACTCAAATGTACCAACCCATTATCATCAAGAACAATTCTTGAAATCTGCATCTTCCTCTTCGAACCCTTGTACAGCTCCTCCAAACTACACGGCAACTTGCTCTCCATCGCCTCCGCCTTCACCAACTTCCCTCCTCCTCTCCCACCACCAGTATCGCCGCCGCCGCCGACACCAGTACTCTTCCCTGTCCCACCATCCAACCCGCCAAAAAACTCCTCAAAAATATCCTCCGCGTCCCTAGGATTAAACATAAACCCCCTTCCTCCTCCCCCGCCGCAATCTTTCGGCGGCGGATACAACCCAGATTTCAGTCCCTCTTCTCCGTGCAAGTCATAGATCTGCCTCTTCTCTGGATCACTCAACACATCGTAAGCCTCAGATATCTGCTTGAACTTCGCCTCCGCTTCCTGGGTGTTCACGAAATTCTTGTCCGGATGCCATTTCATCGCCAATCTCTTGTAAGATTTCTTGATATCCTCTTCACCAGCGTCTCTTGAAACTTTCAGGATGTTATAGTAATCAACGCCCATTTTCGCGAGTAAAGCTTCGAATTATTGAATGTCAGTACATATAATGAATGGATAAGGGTGGAAGCTGAAATGGGTCGGCGGCGAGAGTCGGCGGGTCGTCAACCTCGCGGATGCAGCTGAATGGCGAACAGGCTTTGGAGATACCCTCTTGAAGAAACTTCTGATCCAGCAGTGAACTTTACTATCAAATTTTCAACTTTAAAAAAACCAGTAAACAAaagtatataatttttattcattaaagTATAGTTTGGTACATGGGATAAGAGAGATTGACGTTTGGTACATTTTTAGAAAGCCCATGATATTTTAGTACCTTTTTAGAATTATCATGGGCCCGTGATAAATAGTTTCATACAAGGATAATGTATCCCTTTTAtgacatgt harbors:
- the LOC140963767 gene encoding uncharacterized protein; the protein is MGVDYYNILKVSRDAGEEDIKKSYKRLAMKWHPDKNFVNTQEAEAKFKQISEAYDVLSDPEKRQIYDLHGEEGLKSGLYPPPKDCGGGGGRGFMFNPRDAEDIFEEFFGGLDGGTGKSTGVGGGGDTGGGRGGGKLVKAEAMESKLPCSLEELYKGSKRKMQISRIVLDDNGKPSTIEEVLTIHIKPGWKKGTKITFPEKGNHEPGHTPGDLIFVIDEKLHSIFKRDGNDLLVNKKISLLDALTGNTLNLTTLDGRDLAVSVSDIIKPGKEIVIQNEGMPISKEPAKNGNLRIKFDVKFPSRLSSDQKSDLRRVLGRTAE